A stretch of the Lineus longissimus chromosome 10, tnLinLong1.2, whole genome shotgun sequence genome encodes the following:
- the LOC135494971 gene encoding uncharacterized protein LOC135494971 has product MVLPTLLKRRHSLKDRDLLPLIRRFRDFGSDLPNQFAQVSMEDKTSDLSVERISQTFHELTATPAEEIFDLAGREPSGSNFRLFLHLAIIYANEIGQPRGQELVEPQASGSAETPQPPKKKARIASEEVAKGRGQPQAGTGTGAKEVKEAKDQVRSLACQVDPSESLILLYLDKLSRIATLNAQEDASVFQELSLQATKLQGK; this is encoded by the exons ATGGTTTTACCGACATTACTAAAGAGGCGGCACTCGCTGAAGGATCGAGATTTATTGCCATTAATAAGAAGATTTCGGGATTTTGGCTCCGACCTCCCCAATCAATTCGCACAAGTGTCAATGGAGGACAAAACGTCGGATCTTTCGGTAGAACGCATTAGCCAGACGTTTCACGAGTTAACGGCCACGCCTGCTGAAGAGATTTTCGACTTAGCAGGAAGAGAACCGAGTGGGTCTAACTTTCGACTTTTCCTCCACTTGGCGATAATATATGCGAATGAGATAGGCCAGCCTAGGGGTCAAGAGTTAGTG GAACCACAGGCGTCTGGTAGTGCAGAAACTCCACAGCCACCAAAGAAAAAGGCGCGGATAGCAAGTGAGGAGGTCGCTAAGGGGAGAGGTCAGCCTCAAGCGGGTACGGGGACTGGTGCAAAAGAAGTGAAGGAGGCTAAGGACCAGGTGAGATCCCTGGCATGCCAGGTGGATCCGAGCGAGTCCCTCATCCTTTTGTATTTGGATAAACTTTCGAGAATAGCCACGTTAAATGCGCAGGAAGATGCAAGTGTTTTTCAGGAGTTATCTCTACAGGCTACAAAGCTTCAGGGCAAATAG